Proteins found in one Paenibacillus dendritiformis genomic segment:
- a CDS encoding serine hydrolase, whose amino-acid sequence METKRERLERLFKKLEQQGGMSGVFLAAEQGEIIYQAAFGEADLATGRQLTMASVFDLASLAKPFTAAGIMVLAEEGKLGFDDPVAQWLPELPYPGITVRQLLCHTSGLPDFMELFFERWDRKRIATNADVLAMLAEHRPPVYFEPNESWLYSNTGYVLLALIIERATGRTFADFMRERVFLPLGMNASRIYSRRVEGDAMDNYAYGYVYDHHSSRYELPDLVPETYFAVFLDGIQGDGAMSSNVHDLLAFDRALQDGKLVSRPSLEQAYAPVRLHNGETFDYGFGWILEDKEGMGRVVSHSGGWPGYASLLNRYLEADMTLIYLRNREQDVEFDQAVIDAAEQILFDQPYEIPQRPLERQIAAVDTDLYERYAGLYQQEDGGDILMSVSIEDGRLYLQVAGKVRVELYPASATRFFVRLIPVEVKFVVEAGKEQAEKLVIVEDGYETHSVRIR is encoded by the coding sequence ATGGAGACGAAACGGGAGCGGTTAGAACGATTGTTCAAGAAGCTGGAACAACAAGGAGGAATGAGCGGGGTCTTCCTGGCCGCCGAGCAGGGCGAGATTATTTATCAAGCGGCCTTTGGAGAAGCCGACCTGGCGACGGGCCGACAGTTGACGATGGCATCGGTATTCGATCTGGCCTCATTGGCGAAGCCGTTCACGGCAGCGGGAATCATGGTGCTGGCAGAGGAGGGCAAGCTGGGCTTTGACGACCCGGTAGCCCAGTGGCTGCCGGAGCTTCCTTATCCGGGGATTACCGTACGGCAGCTGCTCTGTCATACGTCTGGGCTGCCCGATTTTATGGAGCTGTTCTTCGAACGTTGGGATCGGAAGCGAATCGCGACGAACGCAGATGTGCTTGCGATGCTGGCGGAGCATCGGCCGCCGGTTTATTTCGAACCGAATGAGAGCTGGTTGTACAGCAATACCGGTTATGTGCTGCTTGCGCTGATTATTGAGCGGGCGACGGGCCGGACCTTCGCCGACTTCATGCGCGAGCGCGTCTTCCTTCCGCTCGGGATGAACGCTTCGAGAATCTACAGCCGGAGAGTGGAAGGTGACGCCATGGACAATTACGCATACGGTTATGTCTATGATCATCATTCCTCCCGGTATGAGCTGCCCGACCTTGTGCCGGAGACGTATTTCGCCGTGTTCCTTGACGGCATCCAGGGGGATGGCGCAATGAGCTCGAACGTGCATGATCTGCTCGCCTTCGACCGGGCACTCCAAGACGGGAAGCTTGTCAGCAGGCCATCGCTGGAGCAAGCGTATGCTCCCGTTCGCCTGCACAATGGGGAAACATTCGATTACGGGTTCGGCTGGATATTAGAAGATAAGGAAGGAATGGGGCGTGTCGTTAGCCATAGCGGCGGCTGGCCGGGTTATGCCTCCCTCCTGAACCGCTATCTGGAGGCCGATATGACGTTGATTTATTTGCGTAACCGGGAGCAGGATGTCGAGTTCGACCAGGCGGTAATCGACGCTGCCGAACAAATTTTGTTCGACCAGCCTTATGAGATTCCGCAGCGGCCGTTAGAGAGACAGATTGCCGCCGTCGACACGGACTTATATGAGCGTTATGCCGGATTATACCAACAGGAGGACGGAGGGGACATTCTAATGTCCGTCTCGATTGAGGACGGCAGGCTCTACCTGCAGGTTGCCGGCAAGGTACGCGTGGAACTGTATCCCGCCAGTGCCACGAGATTTTTCGTTCGGCTGATTCCGGTTGAAGTGAAGTTCGTCGTTGAGGCGGGGAAGGAGCAGGCGGAGAAGCTGGTGATCGTCGAGGATGGATACGAGACGCATTCCGTACGGATCCGATAG
- a CDS encoding MarR family winged helix-turn-helix transcriptional regulator yields MKKASDDLVRLVKEMNEADYAMNVMLIQAHEFLNDSEITAKQTILLEFVHKHGRLTVSELAERMKVSSSAVSQIVSKLEKAKYVSREINPNNRREIFVRLDERGAEHFAKEEELERTIIDRYYSQLDYEEVVTLRNIILKLKGIVEKDCKGRTETN; encoded by the coding sequence TTGAAGAAGGCAAGCGACGACCTTGTCCGTCTCGTCAAAGAGATGAATGAAGCGGATTATGCCATGAATGTCATGCTGATTCAAGCTCACGAGTTTCTGAACGATAGCGAGATTACGGCCAAGCAGACGATATTGCTCGAATTCGTTCACAAGCATGGACGTCTGACGGTCAGCGAGCTTGCGGAGCGGATGAAGGTCTCCTCCAGTGCGGTCAGCCAGATCGTCAGCAAGCTGGAGAAGGCGAAGTACGTCAGCCGGGAGATTAACCCGAACAACCGCCGGGAAATTTTCGTTCGCCTGGACGAGCGCGGAGCGGAGCATTTCGCCAAGGAGGAGGAGCTCGAGCGGACCATTATCGACCGCTACTATTCCCAGCTCGATTATGAGGAAGTTGTGACATTGAGGAACATCATCTTGAAGCTCAAAGGAATCGTAGAGAAGGATTGCAAGGGCAGGACGGAGACGAATTGA
- a CDS encoding GNAT family N-acetyltransferase has product MATHRQTDAPVRFLEGKGIYLRPIGPEDADLYYHMLFDPEMRRLTGTQRHFSKEQVARHIEGKTQSASDMLLLIALRESDQVIGDIELQDIDSINRSASMRIAIDAPANQGRGFGSEAIGLLLEYAFGILQLHRIELNVFAFNERAIHVYEKMGFQREGVQRDALYYNHAYHDSIMMSILEHEYRNRA; this is encoded by the coding sequence ATGGCCACGCACAGACAAACAGACGCACCCGTACGATTTCTTGAAGGCAAGGGCATCTATTTGCGGCCGATCGGCCCGGAGGATGCGGACCTTTATTACCACATGCTATTTGATCCGGAAATGAGACGATTAACGGGGACGCAGAGGCATTTTTCCAAGGAGCAAGTCGCCCGCCATATCGAAGGCAAAACGCAATCCGCTTCCGACATGCTGCTGCTGATCGCGCTCCGCGAATCCGATCAAGTCATCGGGGATATTGAGCTTCAGGATATCGACAGCATTAACCGCAGCGCCAGCATGCGCATCGCGATTGATGCGCCGGCGAATCAGGGCAGAGGGTTCGGCAGCGAAGCGATCGGCCTGCTGCTGGAATACGCCTTCGGCATTCTGCAGCTTCATCGGATTGAATTGAACGTATTCGCCTTCAATGAACGCGCCATTCACGTCTACGAGAAAATGGGCTTCCAGCGCGAGGGCGTGCAGCGCGATGCCCTATATTACAATCATGCGTATCATGATTCCATTATGATGAGCATCCTGGAGCATGAGTACCGCAACCGCGCATAA
- a CDS encoding DUF4023 domain-containing protein has protein sequence MENTHDYVEKLKETQEKAERNQQRQGKGSPGNKLPNKQHSTNK, from the coding sequence ATGGAAAATACGCATGATTATGTAGAGAAGCTGAAGGAGACGCAGGAGAAGGCGGAGCGCAATCAGCAGCGCCAGGGCAAAGGCTCGCCGGGCAACAAGCTGCCGAACAAGCAGCACAGCACCAATAAGTAG